In Sesamum indicum cultivar Zhongzhi No. 13 linkage group LG8, S_indicum_v1.0, whole genome shotgun sequence, the sequence CTGACGCAATTACCCAAACACCTTACGGTTAGTAATCTTGATAGGGGAGCTGCTCCACTCCGAGGCCAAACCCCAACCATCATCTCTAACGTAaaaatttttttccttccaaGGACCCTTAGAGGAAACAAACCCGGCCAAAAACCTACAAGCTTTCTGTGGAGTGAAGTAAAAATATCGCCCATCATCAGAAGAAACAGACACTTCCGCCACGCGGCGGACGGTCCATAAAGCGTGAAAGCTTTCTAGAGTTAACGGAAGCCCCAACTCTAAAAGACGACGTCGCCAACCCTCAAAACACATAAACGAATTCGGTGTAAGTTGGCTAACACAAATGCTGTAACTCCGGATCACCTTGACAAGTAAAGGATGAGGAGGAATGAAAATCCGTTATCAAAATAAGATGTATAAACAGTGAAACACCCAGCTGGAGGACCCCTGATTCTTCGACCCCGAGAGGGAAGAATAAACTTATGTGCAGAGGGTACCCTATAAGTCACGCAAATATCGGTGAGCTGCTCTCTAGTCAAAACGTTGTCGCAAGTACCAATATCCATCGTGCGACAACGCGGAATGCGATAACCAGGAACGCCCGAATGCCCGTCTTTATCAAGCCCCAACGCCACAACTACACTCGGTCGTGCAAACACCTCGGTAACTTCGGCCTCCTCACTTTCGCTCTCAACCTCCTCCCCCTCACTTTCGATCTCCTCATCCTCACTGACGACCTCATCGTCAGTCTCACATCGCTCGGAGCCAGCCGCCCCATCTAATGCTATGTCATCACATTGTTCGCTACGCCTAAACTCCGTCGAGTTCAGCTCAAAATCAGACAGATCCTCTAAATTCTCACCTGAGTCAAAAGAAGGACACTTAGGTAAACTCATAATCGCGGCAATATGGTCAGAGGAGTAGCCTTCTAAATACGGAGGAAGATCATCCCAAACTTTTTCGGCAGGAGTAACAAAGTCCGAAAATCCTCCTCTATGAAAGCCCATAATCGAAGCACCCGGGGGAGGGTCTCGCCCCCCCAACTCGTGGCGGATCGAGCATGAGGTGGAACACCACCCCCCAGCCCGAGGCGCCGCCTCGAGCTGAAGGGNNNNNNNNNNNNNNNGGGCGCCGCCGCGAGCTGAAGGGGGCGCCCCCAGCTTGAGGCGTGGCCTCAAGCTGGGAAGGGGGGCACCTCCCTCCAGCTCGAGGCACGGCCTCGAGTTGGAGGGGAGGCCTCAAGCTGGAGGGGGGGCCTCGCCCCCCTCCTTGAGGACGCGTCTCGACCCAACGACGGGGCGTACCCCCTCCGGCTCGAAATCCCGCCCCGCGCCTCCCCCCACATTCGCCTTACCCTCCCTTCCGTCGGGCATGTCGTCACCCGTCGGCTACTCTCACATTCACCCTCTCCACTCCACATCTCAATcaaagaagtaaaaaataagcaagagcaccaaatgaaaagagaagcaaaaatttaactaaGGAAGTCACATTTGCTAGCCATGTGGAAAGGTTTGGAAATAGAGATGCAAATGGAATGAAGGCAAATGcaagggaaaaaatataagtatgtAGATGGGGGACAATTAATAGCCCCCAACCACCCACCCACTcccatttattatttgtagttAGTCTTCTTTAATGTTTACTCttacacaaaatattacaCCAGCAAGTGCATATTCCGTCCGAGAGTGGAGGGTTGTATAAtatacattagtaaaaaatatatattaaattgtaagggtaaaaaagtaattggATATGTAGGAGACACACCTTAAGCAAATACAACCCATCAcactatataattttcaataccactataaataccaaaatactaattttttaatccaagttactattcattgactAGACATCATTCTCTTAAAAACTACACCTTTTGCGGAAATTACATTTCACCTAGTGTACAATTGCATCGTGGTAAAATTCTGATTTTATCCTTTAGTAAAAAAGACTCGACCACATCATCATGTAGTTAGAAATAAAATGTCAGATTCAAAGAAATGTGAGCCAAGCAGCATAGACTTCCATTCCAATTAAGTGATTCTTACTCAACTGCCTTGTTTGATTAGACCCGTTTGGTTTGACGTAAAACTAATAGTCCTGCAAATTAGACCCGTTTGGTTTGAATACGGTGCGGGTTTTCGGGTGGATATTGGGCCCAGTAAAACCCGGCCCGTTATCCTTCATAGActatactttatttatatagtgCAAGTGGATCAGTTCATAAGCCCATTAAAATCTATTTATCATTCCTTGGCCCATATTACAATGTCCAGCCCAATAGCAACGTGGAGTGAGGGTCGGTTCCTGTGTGCAGAGTCCACGTAAGCCACGACATGGGCGTTTCATCTTTTGACGCCACGTCACTGTCTGTGCCTTCTGCAGAAACGGTCTTGCCCGATGATTCAGAAATTTCAGCTTCCAAGCTAACAAATCTCCGCCTCGCCTCTGCCCCCTGGCTCGTTTGCAGCAATTCAGAGTTTCATTTTGGTTGGAATTTTGTTATACAGAATAATTTAGTGAACCGGAGATGGGTAACTGGTGGTCCGCCGTAGAACCGCCGCCACCGATGGTGTTGGTTCCGCCGCTATTCGATTTCCCTCCGCTCGCCGCCCGTATTAGGTTTCGAACTGATCTTCATTTCTGACGAGCTCAAATTTGTGTGTTTTCATTTGTCAATTGGAAAAGGAGATTATTGGTTAAGAGTTATTTAACGGCAATGCAGAATGCTGGAATCATCGTACAACTTGTTGTTCGGGAAACTGGCTTTGAGATGTCTCTTCGATGAATATTTTGAAGAAGCAAAGCATTTTAGCACGAGAATTATGCTTAAGCCGATTGATGATCCGCATGTCGATTTGATTGCCACTGTATCCGTTGCATTTATCGagtatttattagaatttgattttgtttactGATATATACCTGATATAAAGGTGAAAAGGTACAAGTGTTCCTTAGCATGTTCAGGTTTCTGGACCACTCAATCACAACCCTGAAGAGAAAATCATAGGAAATGCACAGTTTCGCTGGCAAAGGTTCTGATccttctatatatatgcatctatttattgtcatttcAGTTCTTTCTTAatgaaattcatatatatctGTTATATTGTAGTGATGTTCAAGATCCTCACACATTCATCGACCTTTTTGTATCAAGCACTAAACCGTAAGAACCAACTCTTGTATCAAGCTTGTCAATGCAGTGAGTGTAACAAACTGTGtttctaagtattttttatttgtcacaCGTTCAGGATTTTACTGATGAGGTCCTGTGCTTACCACATCAAATCTGGGTTTGGAGTATTTGGAATCTTTCCAGTGCTTTTGAGACAAAGGTTACTTCAAATTTATCTCAACTTTAGATGTTACCAACAACTTGGTGTATGCTTCCACATGTCGATTTTCATGACATATTTGATCATCCAGACTATTTTCTGAAGATTATGGCGTTATGGGATTTCGATATGGCTCCCCAAATCTGTCAGTTGGAGCTACAGTTATTCCTTTCTCCCGTACTGTCTCTTGTCCTAGTATATTCTTTTAGGTTTTGCACATAACAGGAtcgttttttttgtttttctaatttcacagtatcaattttttgaagcATATTAACCATCATATGTTTACATATTCACTGGATTTCATATCTTTGAAGTTAAATATCAGGCGGAGTTTCAGTAACCTGAACATAGAGATTGCTTTAGATCACACATACTTGATATTGCAGGCATACATCCATTCATTCAAACATGCATCGCGACGTTATGACCAtatgtcttttttttcttcttttaatagATAAGTATGATCTCCCCAAAAATGCGTGGTTGGTGAGCAAGATGGGAAGGTTAACTGCTGGAGTTCAATATGAACCACAATGTAAGTTTTTCAAAGGTATTTGTTCCTTTTACTCAAAGAATTGTCTAAATAAGTGTTAAATATAAGCTACCCAACATTCAATTCTTGAGTTATGGCCTCAAAGGACTTCGTGCCAATTGTTTAGAGAGAGCATGCTCAATAGTCTATTTGCATCTACGAGTCAATGATGATTCTTTTGCTTCATCTCTCCTAAATCTTAGTATGGACTCTACCTTAGTTCCACTAAATAGTCAGTCACATTTGGAGGATGTAATCTGTTCGTTGGAATTAAGTTATTTCTATTGGAGATATGCTGAGAAATGCTCTAAACAATCTTGTGTAGTTGGAAGTAAAGATGGAGCAAGATACAAAAACTTAGCAAATTGGAGCTGTGCAATTGGTTATGGATTAGGATCTGGCAGTCCATTGAGCCCATCATTCAATTTTGGACTTGAACTGGCTAAAAATTCAAAGGTTCTTATTCTTAGAAGATTAGgtcatttctttattattttctatttgacGATAAACCCTCCGGGTGAACTTGTGACTTTACTGTCAATATATTTACCCTTGGAAGTTTCTTTCCTTGCGTTTGCATTTTATGCCTCAGTATGTGTCGAACTTACAACTTACTATTTCACATATCTACTGTAGTTCATTGCTTCCTTCTATCAACACGTGGTAGTCCAAAGACGGGTATTTCTCTCCTACTCTCCGCAGCTTATcctatgtatgtgtgtgctactttgtatttgtatatttgaGTGAGGCTATGGGTGTGCACCTATCTATGCAGCTTTGTTTGTTCCTGTTCAAGGGCTTTTGAGTGCTTTGCAGGTTCATACTTAAGCAAGTGCTGAAAGTTTCTTTTGATGATAAGAagtagttttatttaaataatgtgcATCAACCAAATTGAGTTGAAAAAGTTGGCCCTATTATCAACGTCAAGCAATTTGAATAAACAATCTAAGCTAGTAGAACTGGACATAAAACAttccttaaaaagaaattgcttCACTACTTTTCTATAATGGCATTGGTTATTTTTTCGATTTCTTTCAGTTAATGGCCAAAGAGAGTATTGAGGCCATCATTTGATGACCTCTTCATCCTAAATCAAGAATGCATCTGTATATGTCTTTTGTGTTGCATATACCATGACCTCTTTTAGACAAACTTTAATGTATTGAACTCCTGGATGCATTTCACAAGTATATGCACTTGGGAaacttctttaattttgttcttcttttatttttgcattggTTACTTGCTGCAATAATTTTAGGGCCAGGATAGAAGATATTTGCTGACAAGAATCAATTTCTGCAATAACACAGGTGAAAAATCCACTTgaggaaaatgaaatagtagGAATCACAAATTACATCGACTTTGGTTTTGAGTTACAGACGAGGTATTTCCATCTATTATCTGTACAACTACTGAATATGATCAATCTTATTAGGATCAGATTGTTTAAGTTTATTTGATACTGTTCTAAAAGGGTCGATAACGACGAGTCGTCGAACAATATTCAAGATTCCACTTTTCAGGTTGCTGCATCCTGGCAAGCCAACAAAAACTTCTTACTTAAGGTATGGTTTAAGGCTAACCATTTATGTCATATTGATAGTATGTCTGATCAGAGTGCTTCAAGATATCACACTGCATTTCTTCAGGGAAAGGTTGGACCTCTCAGCTCATCAATAGCTTTAGCTTTCAAATCGTGGTGGAAACCGTCTTTCACTTTCAGCATATCAGGTATATCTACTATATAAACTCTCCCCAGTAACTCATTTATATAACAGGCTGATGTAATTTATCGACCTTACTCTCATAGACCAGCAAGAGATTATGCCTGGAAAAACTGTGATGATAATGGAAAGCATAAGCTTTTGATGGATGATGATTTCCAACGATATTGATGTTGTTTCGACCCTTTTCCCCCTCATATGTGTTGGTTCACGTAATCATATAGCAGATTCATACAATATGAAAACTTTTTATCATTTGAGCATTAATAAATTGTTGGCTTTCAGCTATTAGAGATCGCATCAAAGGAGAGACGGCCATTGGATTTGGTTTTAATGTCGAAAATATTAGGGAAGCAAGGTTAGATCACTCTCTTCCGGTTCCCATTAGTATGCTTTTGGAAGTTTGATCTGAAGTTAACATCAGTATATTTGGTATCATATACTGCTTATTTGTCGTGCTCTGTTTGTTGATATCCAATCGTGAAACTTCTTGGCTCGCAGTTATCAAAGAGCCGATCCGAATTATGTGATGCTGACGCAGAACAAAGAGCATCTAGCTGAGGGCATCCACTGGAAAATAGGGAAAAGACCAGTGCTGCAATCTGATGTAAAATCTGGAAATTTTGATGGCATGCCTAAGGAATTGAGACCCTTGGAtcaaattttgtgatttttgctAATTCTCCTGTCCTCTCTGTTATTATGACCTATGACACCTCCAgaatgataaattgatatcAACTTCTTTCTctggtaattttattttttcggtATTAGATTAAAGATATGGTAATTATGGAGTTTTTCTGTTCATTTACACAGCACTTATGACAGAAAATGTGCTTGTACTTGAACTTTTTGTACTGAAAACGGGCTTTCTTTTAATTCTGATGTGATATGGGGatgaaaatttctttcttgaaaGAGTAATCCTATGAGAGTATGAAAAGGTAAATTAGGCAAACTATTCAATTCCAATTATTGTTGAATTCTA encodes:
- the LOC105167711 gene encoding uncharacterized protein LOC105167711 isoform X2 produces the protein MGNWWSAVEPPPPMVLVPPLFDFPPLAARIRMLESSYNLLFGKLALRCLFDEYFEEAKHFSTRIMLKPIDDPHVDLIATVSGPLNHNPEEKIIGNAQFRWQSDVQDPHTFIDLFVSSTKPILLMRSCAYHIKSGFGVFGIFPVLLRQRLFSEDYGVMGFRYGSPNLSVGATVIPFSHKYDLPKNAWLVSKMGRLTAGVQYEPQFGSKDGARYKNLANWSCAIGYGLGSGSPLSPSFNFGLELAKNSKFIASFYQHVVVQRRVKNPLEENEIVGITNYIDFGFELQTRVDNDESSNNIQDSTFQVAASWQANKNFLLKGKVGPLSSSIALAFKSWWKPSFTFSISAIRDRIKGETAIGFGFNVENIREASYQRADPNYVMLTQNKEHLAEGIHWKIGKRPVLQSDVKSGNFDGMPKELRPLDQIL
- the LOC105167711 gene encoding uncharacterized protein LOC105167711 isoform X1 → MGNWWSAVEPPPPMVLVPPLFDFPPLAARIRMLESSYNLLFGKLALRCLFDEYFEEAKHFSTRIMLKPIDDPHVDLIATVSGPLNHNPEEKIIGNAQFRWQSDVQDPHTFIDLFVSSTKPILLMRSCAYHIKSGFGVFGIFPVLLRQRLFSEDYGVMGFRYGSPNLSVGATVIPFSHKYDLPKNAWLVSKMGRLTAGVQYEPQCKFFKVGSKDGARYKNLANWSCAIGYGLGSGSPLSPSFNFGLELAKNSKFIASFYQHVVVQRRVKNPLEENEIVGITNYIDFGFELQTRVDNDESSNNIQDSTFQVAASWQANKNFLLKGKVGPLSSSIALAFKSWWKPSFTFSISAIRDRIKGETAIGFGFNVENIREASYQRADPNYVMLTQNKEHLAEGIHWKIGKRPVLQSDVKSGNFDGMPKELRPLDQIL